In the genome of Lactobacillus intestinalis, the window TAAAGAACTATTTTAATCTTTTTGTGATAAAGTCCAGCAATTTAAACATTACATCCTTATTTTCCTTAGGAACGCCATGTTCAATGATTTCAGCGGCAGTTTGATTAAGATCATTATGATCATCAGGATACGAATGATCATTCACCGCAATTTCACGCACATTATCTTCCTCTGGCTCAAAGTGGAATTGAAGCCCAATAACATTCTCGCCAAGTAAGAAACCTTGATTTTTGACTAAGTCACTTGAAAATAAGAGCTCTGCTTCTTGTGGCACTTCAAACATTTGCTCATGCCAATGAAGAGCAGTCAAGTTTTCAGGAATATCTGGAATGGTATTGCTTTGTAGATATACCGGCGCCCACCCCACTTCTTTATGAGGTGCATCAGAAATTTTATATCCCAAAGTCTTAGCAATTTGTTGGGCACCAAAACATGCACCAAAGATTGGCTTATGAGCTTTTAGCAGTTCACTAATTAAATTACATTCTTGCTTAATCCAATCCAAATTATCATTGGGACTCATTGGACCGCCTAAAATTACTAACAAATCAGTTTCATCAGCAGTTGGCAATACGCCAAAAGTTTCTGGATGATAAACATAAAACTCATCGTTATGCATATTAGCCCAAGTTTTAATTGAACCAGGTCCTTCATTTGGAGTGTGTTGCAATACATTAATTCGCATAATTTCCCCTCTTTTTTATAGTTTTTTCTACATTTTATCACTTTTATTTTTAAACTATACAAAAAATACTTGTTTCACACTGTTTTTCCTGTATAATCATTTTTGCAAATTTATTTTTCATCTATTTTTTCAGGGAGGAAAAAGTACCTATGGAACACACGTGGGTGTTAAAGTATTTTGCCGAATTCTTCGGCACTCTAATAATGGTTATGTTTGGTAACGGCGCAGTTGCTAACTCATTTTTAAAAGGAACTACTGGTAATGCACATGACGGAAAGGCCAATGGTGGTTGGATTTTAATTGCCTTCAGTTTTGGTTTTGGCGTTATGTTACCTGCAATGCTTTTTGGATCAATTTCGGGTAATCATCTTAATCCAGCAGTTACATTAGCTCAAGCTACAGCAGGAGTTTTTCCATGGACACATGTAGCACCATATATTATTTCACAAATTC includes:
- a CDS encoding type 1 glutamine amidotransferase, with translation MRINVLQHTPNEGPGSIKTWANMHNDEFYVYHPETFGVLPTADETDLLVILGGPMSPNDNLDWIKQECNLISELLKAHKPIFGACFGAQQIAKTLGYKISDAPHKEVGWAPVYLQSNTIPDIPENLTALHWHEQMFEVPQEAELLFSSDLVKNQGFLLGENVIGLQFHFEPEEDNVREIAVNDHSYPDDHNDLNQTAAEIIEHGVPKENKDVMFKLLDFITKRLK